The following coding sequences lie in one bacterium genomic window:
- a CDS encoding class I tRNA ligase family protein: MKANNNPQGKFYVTTPIYYVNSIPHVGHTYTTIAADVLARSARQEGKEVFFLTGTDEHGEKIAKASEAVGKTPKEFCDEISAKFRYVWDKLNISYDYFIRTTDKKHEDAVKKFLSKLYENGLIYKGKYEGLYCRGCEKFLQKNDIVEGKCPLHLTQPELLKEENYFFKLSDYRDKLIELIKKDTIEILPVALKTEVLSKLILGTEDISISRQTVS, encoded by the coding sequence ATGAAAGCAAATAATAATCCCCAGGGCAAGTTTTACGTTACTACACCTATTTATTATGTAAATAGTATTCCGCATGTAGGGCATACTTACACTACAATTGCGGCTGATGTTTTAGCGCGTTCTGCCCGTCAAGAAGGTAAAGAGGTGTTTTTCCTAACGGGAACAGATGAGCATGGAGAGAAAATAGCCAAGGCATCTGAAGCTGTTGGAAAAACCCCAAAAGAGTTCTGCGACGAAATTTCCGCAAAGTTTAGATATGTATGGGATAAGCTAAACATATCTTATGATTATTTTATCCGCACTACCGATAAAAAGCATGAAGACGCGGTAAAAAAATTCTTGAGTAAACTTTATGAAAACGGTCTAATATATAAAGGCAAATATGAAGGGCTTTATTGTCGGGGATGCGAAAAATTTCTACAAAAAAATGACATAGTAGAAGGTAAATGTCCTTTGCATTTAACGCAGCCGGAATTACTAAAAGAGGAAAATTATTTCTTTAAACTAAGCGATTATAGAGATAAACTTATAGAATTGATAAAAAAAGACACAATAGAGATACTCCCTGTTGCACTAAAAACTGAAGTTTTAAGTAAGTTGATTTTGGGGACAGAAGATATTAGCATTTCCAGGCAAACCGTTTCGT